A DNA window from Bacillota bacterium contains the following coding sequences:
- a CDS encoding ATPase domain-containing protein: MRQKAYFGVEGLDKIVSQGVSYGSQIMLEGDTGVGKTVLAGEFIKEGLRCGDVCIYVACDEPPAVMRRHLGTFKVGTQAYEEAERLIFVDAYEEEASSEKFHIADQHNLDKYFALEKEFLKRFAGRRIRLVVDSLSTLFTPFEPAEILEFHRSRLKYLRKCGALTLDIFVDGVLEDRVVAIASHLYNVILKMKFGGSETRPVRILQVGKVRSGRFSSTPYMFGISSTFGVLVATELEV, from the coding sequence GTGAGGCAAAAGGCTTATTTTGGCGTGGAAGGGCTCGACAAGATTGTTTCCCAGGGTGTAAGCTACGGTTCTCAAATTATGCTCGAGGGAGACACCGGAGTGGGAAAAACGGTTTTGGCGGGGGAATTTATTAAAGAAGGGCTCCGGTGCGGCGATGTCTGCATCTATGTGGCCTGCGACGAGCCCCCGGCAGTAATGCGCCGCCATCTCGGGACTTTCAAGGTGGGGACCCAAGCTTACGAAGAGGCCGAACGCTTGATTTTTGTGGATGCTTACGAAGAAGAGGCCAGTTCCGAAAAATTTCATATCGCCGACCAGCACAATCTGGATAAATATTTCGCCCTCGAAAAGGAGTTCTTAAAGCGCTTTGCCGGACGCCGCATCCGGCTCGTTGTAGACAGCCTGAGCACCCTGTTCACCCCCTTTGAGCCTGCAGAAATCCTGGAATTCCACCGGAGCCGTTTAAAATACCTCCGGAAGTGCGGGGCCCTCACCCTTGACATCTTTGTGGACGGGGTGCTTGAAGACCGGGTTGTTGCAATAGCCAGCCATCTTTACAACGTTATTTTAAAGATGAAGTTCGGGGGCTCTGAAACGCGTCCGGTCCGGATTTTGCAGGTGGGGAAGGTCCGGAGCGGGAGGTTCAGTTCGACCCCCTACATGTTTGGAATCAGCTCCACTTTTGGAGTTCTCGTCGCGACAGAGTTGGAGGTGTAG